A genomic region of Candidatus Pseudomonas phytovorans contains the following coding sequences:
- a CDS encoding DUF2789 domain-containing protein, producing MEAPIHHFADLFKQLGLPDDPESIDQFITSHSPLKNEIKLVDAPFWTESQRAFLKDSIIEDADWAEPFDQLNEALRRPRK from the coding sequence ATGGAAGCGCCGATCCATCACTTTGCCGACCTGTTCAAGCAGTTGGGCTTGCCCGACGATCCCGAGAGTATCGATCAGTTCATCACCAGCCATTCCCCGCTGAAGAACGAAATCAAGCTGGTGGATGCGCCGTTCTGGACCGAGTCTCAGCGTGCTTTTCTCAAGGACAGCATCATTGAGGATGCCGATTGGGCGGAGCCGTTCGATCAACTTAACGAGGCGTTGCGCCGCCCCCGAAAATAA
- a CDS encoding YbaK/EbsC family protein — MRMAKTLQARLDKANCDYDIIPHPHSATSLESARTAGVPAERVAKSVMLDDRHGNYIMAVLPANRHLDMSKVRMSGAWQLTRESGLPSLFGDCERGAVPALGDAYQIKMLLDSSLTRQGDVYLEAGDHDHLIHMSMEQYMKLVPHAEVRELC, encoded by the coding sequence ATGCGTATGGCAAAGACCCTGCAGGCCCGCCTGGACAAGGCCAACTGCGACTACGACATCATTCCTCATCCACATTCGGCCACGAGCCTGGAGTCGGCCCGTACGGCCGGCGTGCCCGCCGAGCGGGTGGCCAAGTCGGTGATGCTCGATGACCGTCATGGCAACTACATCATGGCCGTGCTACCGGCCAACCGGCACCTGGACATGAGCAAAGTGCGCATGTCGGGGGCCTGGCAACTGACCCGCGAAAGCGGCCTGCCGAGCCTGTTCGGCGACTGCGAGCGCGGTGCCGTGCCGGCCCTTGGTGATGCTTATCAGATAAAAATGCTGCTTGATTCGAGTCTTACTCGCCAAGGTGATGTCTACCTGGAGGCAGGTGACCACGATCACTTGATCCACATGAGCATGGAGCAGTACATGAAGTTGGTGCCGCACGCCGAAGTGCGCGAGCTGTGCTGA
- a CDS encoding NADH:ubiquinone oxidoreductase subunit N has product MKDPYAPGFWCSVTILGTLTASYFYGIRQTQQMNQAVHFLYAAAAVTVAVVLVALTWIAWQQLHLNKREVIQGRTLLTIWNTKVALRRVETVFDRYFWGSYWHSGRTFEEVMGELKGTPLEQSLDALKRQCRALDREIHDHHHHWLANARDLSSVAQAMARERYQLDLGEPTCSGHGNTAVLNRDLEVLVYTWSARLRSFDHQLDELERAYH; this is encoded by the coding sequence ATGAAAGATCCCTATGCACCAGGTTTCTGGTGCTCCGTGACGATCCTGGGCACCCTGACGGCCAGTTATTTCTATGGCATCAGGCAGACGCAACAGATGAACCAGGCCGTGCATTTTCTGTATGCGGCTGCAGCGGTCACCGTGGCGGTTGTATTGGTGGCGCTGACCTGGATTGCCTGGCAGCAGTTGCACCTGAACAAGCGTGAAGTGATTCAGGGGCGAACGTTACTGACCATCTGGAACACCAAGGTGGCCCTGCGCCGCGTCGAAACGGTGTTCGACCGCTATTTCTGGGGCAGTTACTGGCATTCTGGGCGCACGTTCGAAGAAGTCATGGGCGAGCTCAAGGGCACACCGCTGGAGCAGAGCCTGGATGCCCTGAAGCGCCAGTGCCGGGCACTCGATCGTGAAATCCATGACCACCATCACCATTGGCTGGCCAATGCACGCGACCTGTCCAGCGTGGCCCAGGCCATGGCGCGTGAGCGCTATCAGCTGGACCTGGGCGAGCCCACCTGCAGTGGCCATGGCAATACGGCAGTGCTCAACCGTGACCTGGAGGTGCTGGTGTACACCTGGTCGGCGCGCCTGCGCAGTTTCGACCATCAACTGGACGAATTGGAGCGCGCCTACCACTGA
- a CDS encoding VWA domain-containing protein: MQRVTRDTSPAKDDLRVLEQAMAIIVRHFPPSIAHLFATPRNGKDGQREWWSELQGQPHRYHDLGAEQQAALLRLYDERQEAVQQLVSKLESLGQAVDAALLRKLIGPAELNNLYSINGQPLVVRWAEPAPVKPSPAPPPPRPAPVVRRRWVWLPWFLLPLLGLLLLALALWFGWPYLQHWLGTRPATPYACVKDTRVQPPEFSVVLDTSGSMQLNVATTLEDEQWFFQNINSDPNIDQQRVARLTQAPVRMDVAKSSLTHLINDLHPAVDMRVVTFDGCRAPLDHGVFSLAQRPALINGIQALVPDDGTALAASLDVAAKTMNGRDRDGVILMFIDGADGCDQDVCAVAQRIAREQPRLRVNLIDISNSNLASCVAQSTGGSIYSASDAVQVAAAIKLASQEVSSSADCNQD, translated from the coding sequence ATGCAGCGGGTCACCCGCGACACCAGCCCCGCCAAGGACGACCTGCGGGTGCTCGAACAGGCCATGGCGATCATCGTCAGGCATTTTCCCCCGAGCATCGCTCATCTGTTTGCCACCCCACGCAACGGCAAGGATGGCCAGCGCGAATGGTGGTCGGAACTGCAAGGCCAACCACACCGGTACCATGACCTCGGCGCCGAGCAACAGGCCGCCTTGCTGCGCCTCTACGACGAGCGCCAGGAAGCCGTGCAACAGCTGGTAAGCAAGCTGGAAAGCCTGGGGCAGGCCGTTGATGCTGCATTGCTGCGCAAGCTCATCGGGCCTGCCGAGCTGAACAACCTGTACAGCATCAACGGCCAACCGCTGGTCGTGCGCTGGGCCGAACCTGCCCCGGTCAAGCCTTCGCCCGCCCCGCCACCGCCCCGCCCCGCGCCAGTGGTGCGTCGGCGCTGGGTCTGGCTGCCGTGGTTCTTGTTGCCACTGCTCGGCCTGCTGTTGCTGGCCCTGGCCTTGTGGTTCGGCTGGCCCTACCTGCAGCATTGGCTTGGCACCCGCCCCGCCACGCCCTACGCCTGCGTGAAGGACACCCGCGTACAACCACCCGAGTTTTCCGTGGTGCTCGACACCTCGGGCTCAATGCAACTCAACGTCGCCACTACCCTTGAAGACGAGCAATGGTTCTTCCAGAACATCAACAGCGACCCGAACATCGATCAGCAGCGTGTCGCGCGCCTTACCCAGGCCCCCGTACGGATGGACGTGGCCAAGAGCAGCCTGACCCACCTGATCAACGACCTGCACCCGGCGGTGGACATGCGCGTGGTGACCTTCGATGGCTGCCGCGCGCCGCTGGACCACGGCGTGTTCTCTCTGGCCCAGCGCCCGGCACTGATCAACGGTATCCAGGCACTGGTGCCAGACGATGGCACCGCCCTGGCAGCCAGCCTTGATGTGGCGGCCAAGACCATGAACGGGCGCGACCGCGATGGGGTGATCCTGATGTTCATCGACGGTGCCGACGGCTGTGACCAGGACGTTTGTGCAGTAGCGCAGCGGATTGCCCGCGAGCAGCCGCGGTTACGCGTCAACCTGATCGACATCAGCAACAGCAACCTGGCCAGCTGTGTCGCCCAGAGCACGGGTGGGAGCATCTATTCCGCCAGCGATGCGGTGCAGGTTGCCGCAGCCATCAAGCTTGCCAGCCAGGAAGTCTCCAGCTCAGCCGATTGCAACCAGGACTAA
- a CDS encoding VWA domain-containing protein, with translation MQRVNRDTHASQDAASALELRVALIRQHFPPGIAHLYAIPRQGRDGVLEWWSELEGQPLLYATLGREQQAALLKRYEERQSAVSQLADELQRRGQVPAAEALRTLIGQPDLANLYSINDEPLVIRWGQPAPLAAPPTVPAPPLPRQPAPAKPKPAPPPKPAQTRTVVMTERRRLRLWPWMLFGLLLLLLYWLYSSWPVLYQRWQGYTQTAICTPGGAFQASEFAVVLDTSGSMDQRIRVKKEADPWYIGLLARIPYVDELLANNQPQRLTRMDVAKSSLSTVIADLDKTVNMRLVTFDGCRSPVDHGVFGQDQRADLVKRVADLKARGGTGLGISLQAAASKMNGRDQDGVIVMFVDGRDSCGTSVCSVSEQIAKNQPRLRINVVNISASTGSNCAASNTGGRVYTANDAAAVAAALKEASQEVAAGGCL, from the coding sequence ATGCAAAGGGTAAACCGCGACACCCACGCCAGCCAGGATGCTGCCAGCGCGCTCGAACTCAGGGTGGCGTTGATCCGCCAGCACTTTCCGCCGGGCATCGCTCACCTGTACGCAATACCCAGACAGGGCCGCGACGGGGTGCTGGAATGGTGGTCTGAACTGGAGGGGCAACCGCTTCTGTATGCCACGCTCGGCCGAGAGCAGCAGGCTGCCTTGCTCAAACGCTATGAAGAGCGCCAGTCAGCCGTCAGCCAGTTGGCAGATGAGCTGCAACGGCGCGGCCAGGTACCCGCAGCCGAGGCGTTACGCACGCTCATCGGCCAACCGGACCTGGCCAACCTGTACAGCATCAACGACGAACCTCTGGTGATTCGCTGGGGGCAGCCTGCACCTCTCGCTGCGCCGCCAACCGTGCCCGCGCCTCCCTTACCGCGACAGCCCGCGCCGGCCAAGCCAAAACCAGCACCACCCCCCAAGCCCGCCCAGACCCGAACCGTGGTGATGACCGAGCGCCGCCGCCTGCGCCTGTGGCCCTGGATGCTGTTTGGCTTGTTACTGCTCCTGCTCTACTGGCTGTACAGCAGCTGGCCTGTGCTGTACCAGCGCTGGCAAGGCTACACGCAGACCGCGATCTGTACGCCGGGGGGCGCGTTCCAGGCCTCGGAATTTGCGGTAGTGCTGGACACTTCGGGTTCCATGGACCAGCGCATCAGGGTGAAAAAAGAAGCTGACCCTTGGTACATCGGCTTGCTGGCCCGCATTCCCTACGTCGATGAGCTGCTGGCCAACAACCAGCCGCAACGGCTCACCCGTATGGACGTGGCGAAAAGCTCGCTGAGCACCGTCATCGCCGACCTCGACAAAACCGTGAACATGCGCCTGGTGACCTTTGACGGTTGCCGCAGCCCGGTGGATCACGGCGTCTTCGGGCAAGACCAGCGCGCAGACCTGGTCAAACGTGTGGCCGACCTGAAAGCACGTGGCGGGACCGGGTTGGGGATAAGCCTGCAAGCCGCCGCCAGCAAGATGAACGGACGCGATCAGGATGGCGTGATCGTGATGTTCGTGGATGGCCGGGACAGTTGCGGCACCAGCGTGTGCAGCGTGTCGGAGCAGATCGCCAAAAACCAGCCACGCCTGCGCATCAACGTGGTCAATATCAGCGCCAGCACCGGCTCCAACTGCGCAGCCAGCAACACCGGCGGGCGGGTGTATACCGCCAACGATGCAGCCGCTGTGGCGGCGGCACTCAAGGAAGCGAGCCAGGAGGTGGCCGCAGGCGGTTGCCTATAG
- a CDS encoding CBS domain-containing protein has product MKTVEQILKTKSQHQTVYTIGPDDSVLDALKMLAEKNVGALPVVEGNRVVGIVSERDYARKLVLKGRSSAATPVREIMSAPVVTVQPKQKLDFCMNLMTDRHLRHLPVVDDGKLLGLLSIGDLVKETITEQASLIQQLEQYIRGE; this is encoded by the coding sequence ATGAAGACCGTCGAACAAATCCTCAAGACCAAGTCCCAGCACCAGACCGTTTACACCATCGGCCCGGATGACTCGGTGCTCGACGCCCTGAAAATGCTGGCGGAGAAAAACGTCGGTGCGTTGCCCGTGGTCGAGGGCAACCGGGTGGTGGGTATCGTCAGCGAACGGGACTACGCGCGCAAACTGGTGCTCAAGGGGCGCTCTTCCGCCGCCACCCCGGTGCGGGAAATCATGAGTGCGCCCGTGGTGACGGTGCAACCGAAGCAAAAGCTCGATTTCTGCATGAACCTGATGACCGACCGGCACCTGCGTCACCTGCCGGTGGTCGACGACGGCAAGCTGCTCGGCCTGCTGTCGATCGGCGACCTGGTCAAGGAAACCATCACCGAACAGGCCAGCCTGATTCAGCAACTGGAGCAGTACATCCGAGGCGAGTGA